The Lycium barbarum isolate Lr01 chromosome 12, ASM1917538v2, whole genome shotgun sequence genome includes a region encoding these proteins:
- the LOC132625072 gene encoding probable glutathione S-transferase — MSKDELRLLDFWASPFCMKVKIALAEKGVVYESQEEDLFGGKSELLLKSNPIYEKVPVLLDNGKPVVESNNIVYYIDEKYPSPNSLLPSCAYGRSRARFWADFIDKKIFEGGMGIWKSKGEELETAKKDFIEILKKLEGAMGDKDYFGGDNFGYVDVIAIAMTSWFHAYEVFGGFKIEEECPKFGFWMKRCLKRESVSSVLPDPEKVYQCVVMLRKMHGIE; from the exons ATGTCAAAAGATGAATTACGTCTATTGGATTTCTGGGCAAGCCCATTTTGCATGAAGGTTAAGATTGCTCTAGCTGAAAAGGGTGTTGTCTATGAATCTCAAGAAGAAGACTTATTTGGTGGCAAAAGTGAGCTGCTTCTCAAATCAAACCCAATTTATGAGAAAGTTCCAGTTTTGTTGGACAATGGAAAGCCAGTTGTAGAGTCCAATAACATTGTGTATTATATTGATGAGAAGTATCCTTCTCCTAATTCTTTGTTGCCTTCTTGTGCTTATGGCCGCTCCCGTGCACGTTTCTGGGCTGATTTCATCGACAAAAAG ATATTTGAAGGAGGAATGGGCATATGGAAGAGCAAAGGAGAGGAACTAGAAACTGCAAAGAAGGATTTCATAGAAATCTTGAAGAAGCTTGAAGGAGCCATGGGTGACAAGGATTACTTTGGAGGAGACAACTTTGGGTACGTTGATGTCATTGCCATTGCCATGACTTCTTGGTTCCACGCTTACGAGGTTTTCGGGGGGTTTAAGATTGAAGAAGAGTGTCCTAAATTTGGGTTCTGGATGAAGAGATGCCTTAAGAGGGAGAGTGTTTCCAGTGTTCTTCCAGATCCTGAAAAGGTATACCAGTGTGTTGTCATGCTCAGAAAGATGCATGGCATTGAATAA